The DNA window ttcgcccagtgttgaatactgggcaactatgccattctcctataaaaaccttgcaaaaggtccatgaacatggccatatggggtatgccgaccgtagtactcccctccacggtcggacctgactatcttaatctttaaattgtgttggttttcaacttctgccttaaatatcttaaatttatccaatgcttctgttctttctttgattggataaatatagccataacgggagtaatcatctgtgaatgttatgaatgaatcataaccatccacgctCTTTACGGggaaaggaccacagatgtctgtgtgaataatctatagaattcccgtgcttcgtttggcatatttcttaattttctttacatactttccttttatgcaatctctgcattgttctaaatctaagagctctaatggaggaagaatatcattcttaactagtctttctattctccccctcaaaatatggcctaaacgacagtgccataatttcgacaacgcatcgtgagatctcttttgttttttgtttacatccgcagatgaggatacattcacattgtcgcaTCCAACGTTCCCattatcgcatacaacattcacatcatcacgtagtgacaACAAATAAAGcacattttgtaagatagcatgaccaacacatgcatcattatatgttatcttacatttgccatttccaaaatggcaatcataaccatcgttgtccaaacatgaaacactaatcaaattcCTCTGTAGGGAGGGAActtaaagaacatctctaagtatgagtttgaaaccatcagctagctctagagaaagatcgccaacagcttcaacttctgcttggactccatttgcgactttaacatgtatttcgcttctttgcgtagtcctcgtcgaacggaatctctgtaaagaattagcaacatgaacagttgcacctgagtcaattcACCAAGTAGATTTCAAATACTGTATATACagagattcatttatgaacgaaATAATGTTCTCACATTTCTTTGCCATAATCATCCTtaggtaatcgggacaatctttcttataatgtcccatcttcttgcagtggagacattgatctttatccactgtgaacttattttgctgaggctgatgcagcatggaaccttttccctttgactttgaagaggagttagcattattattctttttcttattatctttcagataattgatagtgccaccattggcagctttcattctctcctcctcttgcacacacatggccATGAGCCTTTCCATGTCccatttctcgggctgtatgttatagttgacaacaaaagtgtcaaactcttttggcaaggaagcaaaaaccagatggataaggaactcatccttgagagccagatccattggttttagcttggatgccaaatggctcatccttagtatgtgctctcttatgccaccattgcctgagtatctctctgtcaccagctgctttatcagctgggtagcatatgtctttgaagagccagtgaactgactctttattcttttgagATACTCAGTGACGGTGTcatactctgggattgagcccacaattacaggctcaatcatgttctttatcacagccaaacacttcttgttggcagtgacccatttcctatgctcagggtcataggacattctttgggatgcaaaatccctctctctggttgcccaggcggcatcagcctcgtttgtctcccgcaccggtgccacaggctctgtgggacacggtgtggtgactacccagtccacctcagcgaagATGAAAGCCAGGTCGATCTTTTTCTTTCACtcaatgtagttatcaccttttagagtggggatttctttgatacaactcatcaagttgtatcctcctgaaaacacaattcatatatatagtgagaacataaataataacaataacaattgcatgccttagttcaacgttggtcaaaattaaaatatacaattgttctttacattaattctatatcaccattgggcagaaaatagaattgatgcaagacaaaacatcataatattgccattaatcaacgttggtcagaataataacaatattataatcaattaaaatatatccatttttcaaaattaaattctccggttggttcgaatttaataatgaaaataatatCTTTACAtatgcagcggaaaataattcaatttgatgaattttacccacaggaaaatcctcttttctattttctttaagccattttctattttccaaggaataaaacttttactggaaaaagaaaaaacaaaaatgaCTCAAAATGCGTACTTTTCTTCAACCCAGCCAGTGAAACCGGCCCGGCCCATCACTCCGCGCGcgcgcaggccgcacccagggtgcaacctgggcctaggccggcaaagtcGCGCCCGCGCACTCTCGCCTAGGCCGCAAGTTGGCCCGCTCTATCTCGGCCGTTCATCCAGCATCGGACGGTCGCACGCGCGTTTCGCTCGGAATAAAACCCGACGCCGCGCGCCTCCGAGCCGAAACCCTAACTCATTTGccactctgctctctctctctctcttcgccgctcaCACTTCTCTCTCTTTCCTTAGTGCAGCAGCACCGAGCGACGAGCAACAACGGCGAGAGCGAGCAAAGAGccctggcgccgtcgccggccccctcgccggcgtgcgcgctccccagcgggtgagcgcgccgccatcgagtgacctggccgcggcgcccctgtgGCCGGATCCTGGCGAGCAGTGCCGCCGGCCGGCCGTTTCTTTTCCCGTCGGCGTGACAGCAACGCGGCACAGCGGCGAGGTAAGCCTCCCCCTTCCCCCTCTTCCCATTTTGgtttctttggttcttgtgctcAGATTTCATCTGATTTGGggatagggttagggtttggggatgGGGTTTCACTGTTTTCTTTTTCCCGAATTTATTTCGGGTTTTAGGGTTCGATTTTGACATGAAAACGAGCCCTGcttctttaacccagttagggttagggttcatccgaacccttttcttttctcagatccgaaaggatcgaagttagggttcaaccgaaccctttgtTGGCCGAagcacccttcttctttttagaTCCACACTGGATTTCCTTTTTGATAAGCTAGATCTATTCCTaaacctggctctggtaccattgttggaaccgtaggatcatagatctagccataGCTTATTCTATACGATATAAAAGGGAGACACAATACATCCTAAGCATGTATAGAATGAACTAGCGAGAGACAGAGAGGGTAGGGAGATGGTGGTGAACCTGACACCGCGGAGGGGGAAGGTTCAGCCGACGCCATCGAGTTCGTTGATgatgtctgcgcacgggcagcgacggtcggtgaagatcgacggcggcgcagtgcagcgttgaggaacttcccatcactggctgcgcccctcacttagatcgggtttagggttttaTCGGTGGTGaggtcggctcaggtcaacctcgtgattagagccgccggcccccacctctttatatagcgcagggtgacaggggccctccagccatggtgggctgggcgcccccgatcagggcgcaaatcaaaggcccaactgggccgttgggtccagttacgttagagatcaatctaacaccaaCTACACATTCTTTAACTTAGCAGTATGTCATGCCGCGCCACCTCACCAAGCGTCCGGCTTTTGCATGGAAACGTTCTTTTCCTTACGACTACGACAATACGGTATTTTCTAGCTTGCATCGGTACGTAGGGCACTTTCATGTTTCATCAACCATCCTACCAGCTTTTAAATATTTGCAAACAAAActtatttaggccttgtttggatgcatgtgtattcacttcaatccacatgtgttggagtggattggaatggaacttagtttaattccactccaatccacttgaacacatgtgaattgagatgaatacatacgCATCCAAATAAGGTCTTACATGGGTACACACATATTATTATGTccgactaactacactaacttgTGGGAACCACCGCCACGGCGCCACCTTGGAGCTTTGTTTGTGTGTTAGAGTGGTTTGATGTGGAgtttagtttaaatttcacaccGAAACACTCCAAACACACATGGATTAAGGTGAATATATGTGTATTCAAACAAGACCTTACGTGGAAGCACATGTAAGGGTTTCTACATTTCCACCCATTAGCTAGCTAATAGGCTACTAGGGTTCAAATCCTGCTGGTGTTTAGGATTTGCACACATACAAGCTAAGTGATTTTAATAATTTATTTGTAGACATGTTGTATGAGGCAATCTCATGGGTGTGCAATTGGTGGTGGATTGTTGTCTTTGCTATAACAAAAAAAGGGGGCTTCTTGGTTTCGAGCAAGCTAATTTTGCAAAAACCATCAAAAAAAATTTAGTAAGAGTTGCGGTATTCAGCTTCCGATCCTAACACAAAGATGCAGCTGAATAAACTTGTCACGAACTGTTGCAAACTACACAGCACAGCACTATACTTGTACATGCACTTGCGCGCAGGTGACCAGGTTCAAGTGCGGCGGCACCGTCGTCGGGTGCACCTTCGACCACCGCGTCTGCGACGCCTACTCCTTCAACATGTTCCTCGTCGCGTGGGCCGCAGCCGCCCGCGGCAGCTCAGCGCCTCCGGACCCGTCCTTCCACCGCTCGTTCCTCGCTCCGCGTGAACCAGCACCGCTCAGCtgcaccgccggcaacctcgcggATCGCCTCTTCGTCCCCGTGAGCCTCGCGCCGGCCTTGCCAGACACAGCCGCCACCAACCGCATCTACTGCGTGTCCGCCGACGACGTCGCGGCGCTTCAGGCTTCGGCGGGGTCCGGGCGCACGAAGCTGGAGGCGTTCACGGCGCACCTGTGGCAGCTCTACGCCAAGGCCGCAGCGGCCTCTCGGCGACAGCAGCAGTCGTGCTGCATGGGCGTGGTGGTGGACGGGCGCACTCGCCTTCGCCGCGACGGCGCCATGGAGGCCTACTTCGGCAACGTGCTGACCATCCCCTACGGCGTCATAGGTACCGACGCCCTGCGCGGCATGGCGCTCGCCGACGTAGCGGGCGACGTGCACCGGTGGGTGGCGGAGGCCGCGACCGGCGAGCACTTCCGCGAGCTCGTCAACTGGGTGGAGGCGCAGCGGCCGGAGCCCACGGTGGCGAGGGCGTACCTGGGCCGCGGCCACGGCGGCGAGGACGCGATGGCCTGCGTGGTGTCCTCGTGGATGCGGCTCCCCGTCGGCGAGGTGGACTTCGGGTGGGGCCGGCCGGCGTTCGCATCGTACCACTTCCCCTGGCCCGGCGGCGCCGGGTACGTGATGCCGATGCCGAGCGCGCGCGGGGACGGCGACTGGGTGGTGTACGTGCACGCGGCGCCAGAGGTGGTGGAGGTGATGGAGGCCGAGCCGACGGTGTTCAGAGCGCTGGAGGAGGCTAACTACCTGTTCGACTGGGCGGATTGAATAATTAAGAGCGCGCCTGGGCGGCTGGGATGCATGCTAGCTGCTGGAACGTGATGGCGCCATCGTGATATCGTCGTCCGTGCATGTGTCATGTGTCATGTGTGTACGTGTCTGGTTCGTGGTTTACGTTGTTGGGTTCCATCCATGTGTACTGTGTACTGTGTACGTGTGTGCCGTGTAACACGTACGCAATCCTGTGTGGGGTGTATGTATACGTACGTGTGGAACTTCAGGGGTAAAGTGTAATTAATAAGGCTTTGTTGGATGCGTATGTATTGATCTCAATCCACATATGTTGAAGTAGATTGGAATGAAATGAAGTTAAATTCTATTCCATTTCACTCCAACACAACACATATAGATTAAAATGAATACATATGCATCCAACGAGCCCTAAATGGGGTGTTCCTGCTTCCTATCGCGTACCTATCATGAGAGAAATCGTCCGCTAAAAAAACACCATAACAATTATAATTTACACATGTGTTTTATCACAtctaaaatataatattttgaGTGTGATCGTGATGACCCACCCCAGAGAGTCAGCTAAGTCCGTGATATGGCATTGTGGCTCATATTCTGCCCGCCACATGTTTGGGGTCCTTTCCTCCCTGCAAAGCATAAAAATgtgaaaagcatctaggccctcagttgggttttggtgattaatgacgacacgagattactatgactaacgtgtattttgcagaggcaatttgagttatgtcatgataatggaaattgattggacaaccatggttgtcatgcccctatcgatggaaatcgtttcggttttcaaatgatagacgacaaggttaaggacggaatagttctaagtgtcgtttagtgttggagagacacttagagtagtttatgactttgttttccctttggccgtactattaagggaggtatggactagtagcttaacctaggtgagtctaatagaTTAGGTATGGTGGACACTTGTCAAATTTAGCACTATGTAGcacaggaatagccctaagatcgataaaaatcaacttcattcacaaagaatttcgaattgaaagtaaatggagagtcaaataactgaccagacactggtttGGTTGTGACCAGACGCAGCTTGGAGAGTCcgttcagttcatttgatcagcagcagCAGTcagagtgcgaccggacgctggacactaGTGCTCACCGGACATGACGCTAGCCGTATATGTAGCAGCGTGGACAGGCTGTTGACCACGGACCAGATGCTCAACAAAGAAATGATCGGACTCtgagtgccagcgtccggtcaacaaacagtaaggttctagagagggtttttgatgaccggacgcgttcggtgggtGCTGACCGGATGTAGGCCAGAGTCCGATCAGAGCAAATGGCTCTTTCTGACACGCTGACGTATTACACTGACCGGTGCGTTCGGTtaccttgatcggagcgtccggtcattccgATACTTCCTGAGTTGAACCTCAgctgttatgttttgaatgggaggtataaatacatatcccactcgtcTATTTGAGGTCTCTTGtctatttgttcagctgagaaacacctttggagtgcaaggaagagtaagagcctagtggggtgattgagatttgataatcaaAGATTAAAGACCTTATTAgtacatagggagtagcaagtgtgcatccacctttctcgttaggcttgtcttggtcaaatgagagtttatgcttgttactcttggtgatcgccatcacctagatggcttggtaattgggagcttggtgatcatcccgtggagcttgtggatgactcaagtcatgttgtgagcgaTTGTAGGCGATTCACTGTGatagtgtcaaagaatcagcccatagagagcacttgatctttgcgtggatcaagggggagctacacccttgcgtgggtgctccaacgaggactagtggggagtggcgactctccgatacctcgggaaaacatcgccgtgttctgtttcctctctttattttgagtatttacatttgagcaactcatttcatgtctttacattcctagaattgccatgctaagtAGGaatggaacctagggtgcaaaacttttgtatgggagaacaatagaaacactttctagacaaGGAGTGAAATGGGCTAattgtagggcttaattattgcaaaaatttaaaattagcccaattcacccccctcttggggatcttgatcctttcaattggtattggagcctcgtgctccctaaattaggcttaaccgtctagagcaagatgtcccacaggGATGGAtaccctcctatctttgagggagatgatttttctttttGAAAAATTTGCATGGAagcatacctagaggctttagatgttggagttcttagaaccgcctcacaaggcttcccaaaacctaaggatcccgccaacctttaaggcgatgaggttaactacgagaagtggaatgcaaaggccagACACActctctttagaggcctttgcaaggatgtttttAACCGTGTGtgaaaccacaaagatgcccatgcactatgatcggatatttgtgcgctccatgtgggaaccaagagtgagcgtgaggaacgctaccaccttgtgatgaaaaagcttaattcatttgagatgcttcctagagaaagtgccaatgagatgtattcacgcttgaatgttcttatagaggaagtcaatgggcttggactcacacaaatgcaaccctccaatgttgtgagaaagatcttgagtgttctccctattgacaaatatgagcatattgtgatggtgcttcatcaaggtgatctttccaccgctacaccaactcaaatattggggaagatcaatgcacatgagatgtacatgcacatcactctacAAGATGGCTTTTCTTCTAATAAGAAGaaatatttggcattcaaggctagccaagagaagaggggcaaagcaatagttgatcatgatagctcaagtgatgatgagattgatgatgcaagtcttgctctcatggtgagaagaactgccaagatgctcaagaagctaaacaagaatggtgtcaaatttgatggcaagaagaagaaattcttcactaataatagaaggaagcctatctccaaaatggattgctataattatggagaacttggtcatctagcacatcaatgccccaaacccaagaaagacaagtacaagaagaagtacaggggcaagaaagatgactcaagtgataaaaatgatgatgagaagaagaagaagaagaagccatacaagaagaaggatggcaagaagaaggaatttaacaagaagaagaagaatggcaaggcatacattgttggtgtttacaccaaaatttgagagtagagcgcgggaactcgcaggcttccaggattgtgccaatcaaggagtcgattgagtAGAAATTGATATCTGCCGGGTCAAATGTGACACTGGGATCGGTTCTctccgaatgacgtcagcagataacgatggtgagatatgattggcatcgagaagatacatatcagacttacaaaaggggaaagattagtgtccaagttatcttaaaatagaaatattttcttcataccaaagattgtactgagtcgtactcgagtaggattcatttttaggtcccgggtataaatatcaaaccccggctattgtaaaagacacacaatcaatccaatacaagttatttacttttttttggctccggccaccccttaggagtaggagtagagtagatctcgatgagttcttcagcaagaacgattgcattgatccggtcgacctccactgcttgtttgtaagtaccgtcgtggcttatacctctgttcatacggctgcatcgatccggtcgacctccactgcgactctggtatgagttagttatcgactcttgtctagttcaagtccggctgcatcgatccggtcaacctccactgctcaaactagattaaggtcaagttataaGCTCTATCTAAGAGTGGcgctccttcggatagattcattaagttaccgatattgctaaTTGCTtcctttatttatttaattacagcaatatcactttgctcgATTGTGattaatctagatcggccttatatcttttttaacccatcgtttgttaatccaaactgatctaatatgtactttaaacgatgagttatgttttattggctgttttatatcaatcttgatcatgcatagcatgcGATTAAggtatgtttgatcttgagtagatctattagctagcgaaaactgttccatggaccgttatcacggcctgtgcgattctgcctcacacccccctgttagcactgtggagtggggatcgttatttggtagatctgttcttgagaggacatgaccttaactgtgcgctatgcctgaatcagctgttttagtcgatatcgagcgctttcacgaacagtttgcatcatgagattgttgaagtagggataggttgaaagatatattagccccatgatcttattattgtattatggcctccatgattctgcctcattccccactgatattagtaataagttagggtcgtcgagtttattgttgtttctatggcctgtatgattctacctcatgctccactggtcatagcgatagatgagatctaacatgttcattagatttatctctattaaaatgttgaatgatgatgaactgtttctttcataagaaggggttcggttacttacagtcattggcttagcgtgaactaattatttttaatatcttattgccattgaccaatatttgtttaaagaatgatatcCATCCTGAACGatgaccgattcttcttacacaaatccatgagctttaaccgatttattcttatgaatatgctagaatcgactatttagtcgatctccttttatatcggctctcagagctgcacattcaggactgtctgacaacaccgacatgttccgcccttaattactgataaactttctctccttgttaattgcagggtcaaatttactggcacatctcgggaggaatgcgcaggatcgaccacccttgcgctgaagctaggcggatctccagctccatcgagcctacccttccggcttgctcgtgtgtcctcggcacgggacaaaattacCGTGGAGCGTgacagaaacatgtgtcgacacagaacTTCATCCCGTACAATTACATTGAgctaatttttatatataatagtGCTACAGGTAGGCCTTTTTAGAAACATATATGGTTATTAGATTTTTGGTAATTTAGATTAGATTAAGATattatattattttattttaaataTGATAAAAGGGGATAATTTATTCAAATTTAAAGTCCATTGTAATTAACGAACTAAGCATACTGGTTGGGTTGTCATGGTGGAACCTGTCTACGCAGAATTCCGGATTTAAGTCATTGATTTGATACGGATGCTTGTATTTTTCTAAATTTTATTTCAGGATTTAATAGCTTTGTTCTTTTGGCGGTAGTGGACGTACACATAAACAACGAGACGTCTGTGATAGCTTCATCAACCTTAAGATTTGTCGGTCTAACTAAGTTCTGTGAAGGTGCTAATAAGGATAAAGTATGCAATATACTTCCTCCGTCTAAAAAACGTAA is part of the Miscanthus floridulus cultivar M001 chromosome 9, ASM1932011v1, whole genome shotgun sequence genome and encodes:
- the LOC136482342 gene encoding coniferyl alcohol acyltransferase-like is translated as MSVQVTRFKCGGTVVGCTFDHRVCDAYSFNMFLVAWAAAARGSSAPPDPSFHRSFLAPREPAPLSCTAGNLADRLFVPVSLAPALPDTAATNRIYCVSADDVAALQASAGSGRTKLEAFTAHLWQLYAKAAAASRRQQQSCCMGVVVDGRTRLRRDGAMEAYFGNVLTIPYGVIGTDALRGMALADVAGDVHRWVAEAATGEHFRELVNWVEAQRPEPTVARAYLGRGHGGEDAMACVVSSWMRLPVGEVDFGWGRPAFASYHFPWPGGAGYVMPMPSARGDGDWVVYVHAAPEVVEVMEAEPTVFRALEEANYLFDWAD